DNA sequence from the Alteribacter lacisalsi genome:
CGCGGCGCAGATGATCGGTAAAGGTGTGGTCCTTCAGGATTTTCGCCCTGGCGTTCTGCCCGATTTGCAGTCTTCTGACCGGATCGTGAAGATACTGGTGCACAAGGGCAATCGTTTCCTCCGGTGAACCGGAGAGTACAAGTTCCTTGCCGTCCTCGAGCATAGTGGCAAGAGCCGATGTGCGGCTGGCGATCATGAAAGCGCCGGTCCCGAGAATTTCGACCGTGCGCTGGGTAATCTGATCATCTGCATTCTGTACCCCGAGGACGATGCGGGCGTTCCGGTAGACGGGTCCTGTTTTCAGGTAAGGCAGATACCCGTGATACCAGGAAAGGGGGACGCGTGTGCCGTACTCTTTTTTGAGCAGGGCTTGATCCAGATCCCATCCAAAGCCCCAGATATCCGTTTTTACTCCTTTTTTCACAAGGGGGAACAGCAGATCTCTGAAACTTTTATAGCGGTATGTTTTGATGTGCAGATGAGTCGTGCCGACAAAGGCAATATCATAGATTTCCGGATCGAGGGCTGTTTTTG
Encoded proteins:
- a CDS encoding CgeB family protein, which codes for MPSYKIFFLDHRSCYLNSLGDSLAQLGHQIFFQSSWKLKEIEAGIAHFKPDILLTVGCDIPLRGPVPDQLPTLCRKYGLFHVYWATEDQIQHDLWSLPFINRIKPDLVWTLHPSCIPSYEARGISADHLDFKFNPRVFSAKTALDPEIYDIAFVGTTHLHIKTYRYKSFRDLLFPLVKKGVKTDIWGFGWDLDQALLKKEYGTRVPLSWYHGYLPYLKTGPVYRNARIVLGVQNADDQITQRTVEILGTGAFMIASRTSALATMLEDGKELVLSGSPEETIALVHQYLHDPVRRLQIGQNARAKILKDHTFTDHLRRVLPRLNELLMKKRRAIT